A single genomic interval of Pseudomonadota bacterium harbors:
- a CDS encoding DNA cytosine methyltransferase, which yields MSEDSISLDGASRIRVIDLFSGAGGLSLGWLKAGSPNQVELVAAVDNDPALKELYAWNFPSTQFLEYSFGDPMVGNGATNVLDALELEAGQVEVVLAAPPCQTFSAAGKRILNGDAGLVFHVSDIVRILRPKVVLIENVPEFRRAQDGRLLGRLRVSLSDAGYSTNVRYLNAASFGVPQVRSRCFT from the coding sequence TTGAGCGAAGACAGTATCTCCCTGGATGGAGCAAGTCGGATTAGAGTGATCGACCTCTTTAGTGGTGCTGGCGGGCTTTCATTGGGTTGGCTCAAGGCAGGCTCTCCAAATCAGGTTGAGTTAGTTGCAGCGGTAGATAACGATCCTGCGTTGAAGGAGCTATATGCTTGGAACTTTCCTAGCACCCAATTTCTCGAATACTCGTTCGGCGATCCGATGGTAGGCAACGGGGCCACCAATGTCCTAGATGCCCTAGAGCTCGAAGCAGGTCAAGTGGAAGTGGTTCTGGCAGCACCGCCGTGTCAGACGTTCTCGGCGGCTGGGAAACGAATCCTCAACGGGGACGCGGGTTTGGTCTTTCACGTTTCCGACATAGTGAGAATTCTCCGACCTAAGGTAGTGCTTATTGAGAATGTGCCCGAGTTCAGGCGAGCGCAAGACGGTAGATTATTGGGTCGACTGCGGGTTTCCTTATCGGATGCGGGATATTCTACAAATGTGCGATACCTTAATGCCGCCTCGTTCGGGGTGCCCCAAGTCCGTTCACGGTGTTTCACCT